The proteins below come from a single Nicotiana tabacum cultivar K326 unplaced genomic scaffold, ASM71507v2 Un00439, whole genome shotgun sequence genomic window:
- the LOC107773831 gene encoding short-chain dehydrogenase reductase 2a-like: MVTGRPQELGESCVSTWRKPAAASLLLLVVLTGSNLSTTRSIYRAPPRAFAMELDITADGATIKAPVQIAWDAFGGIDALVNNAGVRGSVSSSVDFSEDERNHTFNTNLRGAWLVSKYVCRRMRDAKQGGGSVISTSSAAALNRVVYPGSLAYTSSNMALDMLTKRK; encoded by the exons ATGGTGACAGGGCGTCCTCAGGAATTGGGCGAGAGTTGTGTCTCGACTTGGCGAAAGCCGGCTGCAGCATCATTGCTGCTGCTCGTCGTGCTGACAGGCTCAAATCTCTCTACGACGAGATCAATTTACAGGGCCCCACCCCGTGCATTCGCCATGGAGCTTGACATCACCGCCGACGGTGCTACCATTAAGGCCCCCGTACAAATAGCTTGGGACGCCTTCGGAGGTATCGATGCCTTGGTTAACAATGCCGGAGTTAGAG GTAGTGTGAGCTCTTCGGTGGATTTTTCGGAGGATGAGCGGAACCATACCTTTAATACAAACCTAAGAGGGGCATGGTTGGTTTCCAAATATGTTTGTAGGCGAATGCGCGATGCTAAACAAGGCGGAGGATCTGTAATTAGTACTTCTTCAGCTGCTGCTTTGAATCGGGTAGTGTATCCGGGGAGTCTTGCTTACACTTCTTCAAATATGGCGCTTGACATGCTCACTAAG AGGAAATGA